Proteins co-encoded in one Seriola aureovittata isolate HTS-2021-v1 ecotype China chromosome 1, ASM2101889v1, whole genome shotgun sequence genomic window:
- the tmem39a gene encoding transmembrane protein 39A, which translates to MPGGRRGPSRQQLSRSALPSLQTLVGGNLGNGTGLRNRSSNSVGLSAPPLSALITPEPVRHSRIPQLPLDSSLLFEFLLFLYLLVALFVQYINIYRTVWWYPYSHPAASTSLNFHLIDYHLAIFITVMLARRLVWTIVSEVSQSSGGSLLRYVVLIAARLCLLTMCGWVLCWTLVNLCKNHSVLNLLFLGYPFGVYVPLCCFHQEGGKSQTTPADCDYPADHQQTDLTETPFFRPRDFLFLLRENLREQFSSPPHMPTHTCPPHTHSHTPELIRAEVEELKSDFNRRIKEVLFNSLFSAYYVAFLPLCFVKSTQYYDMRWSCEHLIMVWINAFVMLMSQLLPPSYCDLLHRSAAHLGRWQKLEHGSYSNAPQHVWSESTIWPQGVLVRHSRCLYKAVGPSNVALPSDVSHARFYFLFHKPLRILNLLLWIESSVVVYQLYSLLRSERWNHTLSLGLILFCNYYVLFKLLRDRIVLGKAYSYPLSSNSLGLKSQ; encoded by the exons ATGCCAGGAGGTCGCAGGGGccccagcagacagcagctaaGTCGCTCTGCTCTGCCGTCCCTGCAGACTCTGGTTGGAGGCAACCTCGGCAATGGTACAGGCCTCAGGAACAG GAGCAGTAACTCGGTGGGTCTGTCAGCCCCTCCTCTCTCGGCCCTCATTACTCCGGAGCCAGTCCGCCACTCGAGGATCCCTCAGCTGCCCTTGGACAGCAGCCTGCTGTTTGAGTTCCTGCTCTTCCTTTATTTGCTGGTGGCCTTGTTTGTCCAGTACATCAACATCTACAGGACGGTGTGGTGGTACCCATATAGCCACCCTGCTGCCTCTACCTCGCtt AACTTTCATCTAATAGACTACCACCTGGCTATCTTCATCACAGTCATGTTGGCCAGGAGGCTAGTTTGGACTATAGTTtcagag GTGTCTCAGAGCAGCGGAGGATCACTGCTCCGTTATGTGGTTCTCATCGCAGCTCGGCTCTGCCTGCTGACCATGTGTGGCTGGGTTCTGTGCTGGACACTGGTCAACCTCTGCAAGAACCACTCTGTGCTCAACCTCCTCTTCCTAGGATACCC ATTTGGTGTGTACGTCCCGCTCTGCTGTTTCCATCAGGAGGGAGGCAAAAGCCAAACGACTCCGGCTGACTGCGATTACCCAGCCGACCACCAGCAGACTGACCTAACAGAGACCCCGTTCTTTAGACCACGTGACTTTCTCTTCCTGTTACGAGAGAACCTCAGAGAGCAGTTCTCCAGCCCCCCGCACATGCCCACTCACACCtgcccaccacacacacactcacacacgccgGAGTTGATTCGAGCCgaggtggaggagctgaagagcgACTTCAACCGTCGAATCAAGGAAGTGCTATTCAACTCGCTGTTCAGTGCTTATTATGTAGccttcctgcctctctgctttGTCAAG AGCACTCAGTACTATGACATGCGTTGGTCATGTGAGCATCTGATCATGGTGTGGATCAATGCATTTGTGATGCTGATGAGTCAGCTGCTGCCCCCCAGCTACTGCGACCTGCTTCATCGCTCGGCAGCCCACCTGGGCCGCTGGCAGAAACTGGAGCACGGCTCGTACAGCAACGCACCTCAGCATGT ATGGTCAGAAAGCACTATTTGGCCTCAGGGGGTGTTGGTACGACACAGTCGATGCCTGTATAAGGCAGTCGGACCCTCTAATGTTGCTCTTCCCTCTGATGTTTCCCATGCAAGATTTTAT TTCCTGTTTCACAAGCCATTGCGGatcctgaacctgctgctctGGATCGAGTCGAGTGTGGTTGTGTACCAGTTATACTCTCTGCTGCGCTCTGAGCGCTGGAACCACACTTTGTCTCTGGGCCTTATTCTCTTCTGCAActactatgtcctttttaaaCTGCTCCGAGACCGCATTGTGCTGGGCAAAGCTTACTCCTACCCACTGTCCTCCAACAGTTTGGGGCTGAAATCGCAGTAA